One Paenibacillus sp. SYP-B4298 genomic window, GCCCCATCACAGACCTGTCCTCCTGGTACCATCGCACCCTGATCTGGGAGACCGCCCGTCCCTACATCTACATGCGTACAACAGCCGACAACCGTATCATTATCGGCGGATTGGATGAGAATACCGACTACCCGGAAGTCCGCGACCGCAAGCTCGTCCATAAGACAGATAAACTGATGGAGGAATTGACCAAGCGCTTTCCCGATCTCGGACAAGACGTGCGCGCCGAGTATGCGCTGGCTAGCTTCTATGGGGGAACAGCAGATGGGATGCCCATCATCGGGCGGTATGAGAAGTATCCCAACTGTTATTTTCTATTCGCCTTTGGCGACAACGGCACCGTATACAGTCAGGCTCTGTCCAGACTGATTGCCAAGGAAGTCGCGGGCGAGCATGACCCTGATCTGCAATTATATCTTTCGGAACGTCCACTGCTACAGCAGCCGGCAGGGCTTCCCGTCTCCTGAGAGGCAATGCCGCGATGAACAGCAGCACGGCCTGAGCCATATGACTCGCCCGCTGCTGTTCAGGGCTTCCGCCTCTCAACCTAAACCTCCATGCTGCAATGAAGACGCAAACTGCCCGCTTCATGATACCTCCGTATGTTGGGGCCGGTCACGCCACCTGCTCCTACAGAGCAGCATTCGCGCCCTATCATTCCCCCATTCCGCCCCATTCCGCCCCAATCAGCAGCATTTATCTTCCCACCTCCTTCTGGCCTACCATACTCCTACAGCACTCGCCATTTACAGGTTTAATTTGAACAAAATCCAGAAAAATCGACACCATAATACTACATTATTTTTTCATGAATCAAACTTTAAGTTTAACACATATTGATGAGTAATTATCTTTAAAAATAAGTAATTAAGCATTTAGTCACCCAAAACTCATCCACAAAAAATGCAGAATATAAACCTTTATATTTCCTGGAATGTCAATTTAAAATCAGTAAATATGTCGAAAGAATAGGGAGAACTAGCCAATGATCAGAGAAAGAGGGGAAGGAGCGTAAAAGGATAGGCTTAACAGGAAATGAAACATGATGAAGCAAGAAGAGAAGAGGGAGAAGGGAGAAGAGAGAAGAATAAGAGGATGGATAGCTTCCAGAATGGGATAGAGTAAAGTTATAGTATGGTGTGGCATGGGATGGAATAGGATAGACAACACGCTCGCACGTGTATCCAAACAGGAGGGGAATAAGAACGAGGGTCGGGAATAAGAGGGAGAGGGAGAGCGAGAGGGAATAGGGCCCGAAGAGGCGGTAAGGAGATGCAGAAGGAGAAGGCAAGGCAGGAGGCGGTCGTAGCGGCTGCGACCGCCTGGTCAGGCTGACAGCGCACTCTGTGATGGAGAGGGTCTGCTGATCAGACTAGGGAGTCAGAGTCCGGGAATGTCCCTGCATCCCGACGCCGCTGAAGACCGTCTCCAGCATGAGAGAGGCTGCTGCATTGCGCGCCAGTCGCCCGGACTGGACCTCCTGCCATGTGACAAACAGCATCCAGTACATCACATTCAGAATCCACTCCTTCGTCATATCCTGCCTGAAATAGCCTCTCTCCTGCAGCCGTCCGATGATCTGGCTGAGAGGCTCCATCAGCTTGGCCTCGGCTGCTTCCAGCTCCGAATTATATGCCAGTGAGGAGTGGTGAATGAGGAAGTGAATTTTATCCCCCAGAGGGATAAGAGCTTCAATGAGTCGCGGAATATAGTTGTTCAGCTCCTCCTCCTCCGTTGGAATCTGACGGACGGTTTCGCCTACTACCTCAATCGCGCGCAGGCCCAGCTTCAGCAGCAACTGCTCGCGGCTCTCCACATAACGATGCAGTGTCGCAATCCCGATCTTGGCGTGTTCCGCAATCTCATGAAGGGAAGATGTCGGCTTTTCCACAAGCAGTTCGGTAGCCGCATCAAGAATTGCATTCATTCGCGCTTCCCTGGTCGCGCTTCTGGTTTTATTGCTCATCCCTTATCTCTCCTCAAATGATACATTATACTATCATATGAGAGTATGTTAAACGAATTGTCATATCAAATCAACTACTGACTGCACTTTCCATCTCTTGATCCTGCCTGGCTTGTGCCACATAACGACATTTCGCGCTGCGGGCTAAAGAGCTGTGCGCGGCGCTCTGCTGCATAGGCGACCAATCGAACACACAGACACAAAAGCGCAGACGGCATTGCACCCCCATAGAGGGGCAACCATGCCGTCTGCGTAAGTATGACCATAGTATACTGTTATTTCTTGACCTTGTCCGGATACGGAGGCCCGTATAGAATAAAGGCACTAAAGGAGGTCCCGCCGACCACGGCATCCAGCTCCGACTCCTCCAGCTCTCGCTCGCCGGAGATCGCTGTCTCGCCAACCAGTTGGCCAGCTTCATCTAACCGAAACGTGATTTCGATTCCCTCTGGAATCTCATGCCCTGTCAATTCCTTGACCGCTGCACCCGCATCCTCAAGCACCAGCTCCAAAAACGCCTTGTCTGCCGCTGCGCGCTCCTTCAATTGTTCAAATGCTGCATTGGCCGTCTCTGCCGTCCATTTCATCTTCATCGCCCCTAATATCAGATAGAGTTCTGTTGCAAGCTCTATTATAGAGAAATGAGGATCAAGAATCTGTAACTGCAGTTACAAAATGCAGCATTTTACAGGGGGAGCCCCACTTGATTATGCTTTGCGGAC contains:
- a CDS encoding TetR/AcrR family transcriptional regulator, whose amino-acid sequence is MSNKTRSATREARMNAILDAATELLVEKPTSSLHEIAEHAKIGIATLHRYVESREQLLLKLGLRAIEVVGETVRQIPTEEEELNNYIPRLIEALIPLGDKIHFLIHHSSLAYNSELEAAEAKLMEPLSQIIGRLQERGYFRQDMTKEWILNVMYWMLFVTWQEVQSGRLARNAAASLMLETVFSGVGMQGHSRTLTP